From the genome of Impatiens glandulifera chromosome 9, dImpGla2.1, whole genome shotgun sequence, one region includes:
- the LOC124914407 gene encoding uncharacterized protein LOC124914407 — MHTPDKTWMNLARQHRDSQIYIQGVNSFLDFSERSGRTSNISCPCVKCGNRSYLDRDIVKSHLIVYGIRQSYTFWYCHGEKRSRSYEDCDNNELEGDNDEVEADNDELEDDNDELEGDNDEDSDNDVEDSNRGNDSEEPHEEAKAFFSLLNDSKEPLYQGSRISKSSTLLKLLHLKNAGQWTNTSFNMLLKLLKDEILPENSNLQDSYYECKKFIRDIGLSFENIDACKNNCMLFRKEHKDLQSCKICGLSRLKVDNSSGATIKKVNGKTIPNKVLRYFPLTQRLQRLYMCSKTAHLMRWHKDTRVDDDILRHPADSMTWKSFDENYKDFSLEPRNLRLGLANDGFQPFANGKTSYSIWPVILIPYNLPPTICMQSSNFILSMLIPGPDSPGDAIDIYLQPLIDELSELWKTGIKTFDASTSRHFTLRAALLWTINDFPAYANLSGWSTKGKLACPYCNKNTISMRLINGRKECYMCHRRFLSENHKFRKEKDLFDGTIEIRKAPELLSGKDILHQVQDLKEYLIPLATRGLLPNEVYEALVDLSKFFSMLCSKSIKKEDLEKLQIDITLTLCKLEKIFPPSFFDIMVHLSIHFPLEALLGGPVQYRWMYPIEQYMGILKTYVRNKKHPEASISEGYLVNESISLCSRYFEDLSVQISDQPETSLSIFSTIEELSTGTPYIYEDGDRERAHVYILKNCEEAEPFYKYEY, encoded by the exons aTGCATACACCTGATAAAACATGGATGAATCTTGCACGTCAACATCGAGAtagtcaaatatatattcaaggGGTTAATTCTTTTTTGGACTTTTCTGAGAGATCGGGTAGAACAAGTAACATTTCATGTCCGTGTGTTAAATGTGGGAATAGAAGTTACTTGGATAGAGACATCGTGAAAAGTCACTTGATTGTGTATGGAATAAGACAAAGTTATACATTttggtattgtcatggagaaaagcGATCTAGAAGTTATGAAGATTGTGATAAtaatgaattagagggtgataaTGATGAAGTAGAGGCTGATAATGATGAGTTAgaggatgataatgatgaattagagggtgataaTGATGAAGACAGTGATAACGATGTAGAAGATTCAAATCGTGGTAATGATAGTGAAGAACCACATGAGGAAGCTAAAGCTTTTTTTAGTTTGTTAAATGATTCCAAAGAACCTTTGTACCAAGgatcaagaatttcaaaatcGTCAACATTACTTAAGTTACTTCACCTCAAGAATGCTGGACAATGGACAAATACATCTTTCAACATGTTGTTAAAATTGTTGAAAGATGAAATATTACCTGAAAATTCTAATCTTCAAGATTCATATTATGAGTGTAAGAAGTTTATTAGGGATATTGGtctttcttttgaaaatatagatgcgtgcaaaaataattgtatGCTATTTCGGAAAGAGCATAAGGATTTGCAATCTTGTAAAATCTGTGGATTATCTAGATTGAAAGTTGACAATTCTAGTGGAGCAACTATAAAGAAAGTCAATGGAAAAACAATCCCAAATAAAGTGTTACGTTATTTTCCACTAACACAAAGGCTACAAAGGTTATATATGTGCTCAAAAACCGCTCATTTAATGAgatggcacaaggatacaagaGTTGATGATGATATTTTGAGACATCCGGCTGATTCTATGACATGGAAAtcatttgatgaaaattataaagatttttccTTAGAGCCTCGTAACTTGAGACTTGGTCTCGCAAatgatgggtttcaaccatttgcaaatggaaaaACATCGTATAGTATTTGGCCTGTGATCCTTATTCCTTATAATTTACCACCAACTATATGCATGCAATCatctaatttcattttatcaatGCTAATTCCTGGTCCAGATAGTCCTGGAGATgcaattgatatttatttacaaCCTTTGATAGATGAGTTGAGTGAGTTGTGGAAAACTGGAATAAAAACATTTGATGCATCAACTTCACGACATTTTACTTTGCGAGCTGCATTATTATGGACGATTAATGATTTTCCTGCATACGCAAATTTATCTGGTTGGAGTACAAAAGGAAAGTTAGCATGCCCTTACTGTAATAAAAATACCATCTCAATGAGATTGATAAATGGTCGTAAAGAGTGTTACATGTGTCATCGGCGTTTTCTCTCAGAAAACCACAAATTTCGAAAAGAAAAAGATTTGTTCGATGGTACGATTGAAATTAGAAAGGCACCTGAATTATTATCAGGAAAAGATATTTTACATCAAGTACAAGATTTGAAAG AATACCTGATTCCTCTTGCAACACGTGGATTACTTCCAAATGAAGTGTATGAAGCCCTTGTTGATCTATCAAAGTTCTTTTCTATGTTATGTTCAAAATCAATAAAGAAAGAGGACTTGGAAAAACTTCAAATTGATATTACTTTGACACTTTGCAAGTTGGAAAAAATATTTCCACCATCATTTTTTGACATAATGGTACACCTATCAATTCATTTTCCATTGGaagctttgcttggaggacctgttcaatACAGGTGGATGTATCCGATAGAGCAGTATATGGGTATTTTGAAGACATATGTTCGAAATAAGAAACATCCAGAAGCTTCGATTTCTGAGGGTTATCTTGTAAATGAAAGCATTAGTTTGTGCTCAAGATATTTTGAAGATTTATCAGTACAAATTTCTGATCAACCAGAAACATCCTTATCAATATTTTCTACCATTGAAGAATTATCAACAGGCACGCCATATATTTATGAAGATGGTGATCGAGAGCGAGCTCATGTgtacatattaaaaaattgtgaagaaGCTGAACCATTTTACAAGTATgaatattaa